DNA from Deinococcus yavapaiensis KR-236:
AGGACGTCCCCGTGCCTCCCTTGAATCCGTACGCGATCATGCCCGTTCCACCGCCCACGTTGCCCTCGGCGACCGGACCGCTCACGGCGCCGTCGAGGGCGGCGCGCACGTGCGCCTCGGTGACGTGCTGAGCGTTGATGTCGCTCAGCACGCCGTCGTACGTTTCGCCCACGACCGGCATCAGCCACAGGTGACGCTCTCGGAAGGTGTCCGCGTGCTGCTCGATCATCCAGCGCGTCACGCCGTGATGCACGATGCCCACCGAATGGGTGTTCGTGAGGCAGATGGGACCGCGAAAGTACCCGGCGTCCTCGACCCAGTGCAAGCCTGTCAGCTCGCCGTTGCCGTTGAAGCGGTGATGTCCCGCCCACACAGGTTCGAGGCTTGCGGCGCGTCCGCGCGGCAAGATGGCGGTCACGCCTGTGCGCGCGGGCGCCGCGCCGGACGTGATCAAGGTCGTGAACCCCACTTCGACGCCTTGCACGTCCGTGAGGGCGTTGAACGTCCCGGGCGTTCCCGGGAAGGGCAGGCCGAGCTCTCGACCGCGAAGGCGACGCGTCACCGTTCGTTGTCCTGACGCGCGCGTCGCACCGCGAGGAGAAGGTGGCGAACCACGGGCGTCATTTCAGCGACTTCTCGACTCGGTCGGACGCCAGCATTCCGTAAATCAGCGTGTCGGTCCATTCTCCCTTACTCCACCAGTCCTGGCGCAAGTGGGCCTCACGCTGCATGCCCAGGCGTTCGCACAGGCGCGCAGAGGCCGCGTTCCTCGCGTCCATCTGCGCGGCAACTCGGTGCAAGCCATAAACGTCGAACGCAGCGGTCAGGACAGCCCGAACCGCTTCCGTCGCCAGCCCCTTTCCTGAAAAGTCAGGATGCATGACCCAACCGATTTCTGCGACGTCGCCGCGCCCTTTGGTCAGCCACAGCGACACGTCACCAATGACTCGACCTGCATGTTCCCAGACCAGGGCCAAGGCGCCCACTTCGGAATCGAGTCCGACCCGTGTCAGCCGCTTCGCCAGCTGCTCCTCGGCATCGTTGGG
Protein-coding regions in this window:
- a CDS encoding P1 family peptidase, with translation MTRRLRGRELGLPFPGTPGTFNALTDVQGVEVGFTTLITSGAAPARTGVTAILPRGRAASLEPVWAGHHRFNGNGELTGLHWVEDAGYFRGPICLTNTHSVGIVHHGVTRWMIEQHADTFRERHLWLMPVVGETYDGVLSDINAQHVTEAHVRAALDGAVSGPVAEGNVGGGTGMIAYGFKGGTGTSSRVLNIAGTSGCVAALVQANFGIRPWLHVLGVPVGRHLDAPSALEREQGSVIVVIGTDFPMLPHQLRRLARRATLGIGRTGTAGGNSSGDLFLAFSVANRRSAERESAVIDALEFVNDDVFDPIYEAACEAVEEAVVNALLAARTMTAIKPRGWVVEAIDPEQLLEVMRRYGRL
- a CDS encoding GNAT family N-acetyltransferase, giving the protein MSKPTLLLPLQTDRLTLRLPRPADDQDLLAYYSRADVAQYLLEEPWTPNDAEEQLAKRLTRVGLDSEVGALALVWEHAGRVIGDVSLWLTKGRGDVAEIGWVMHPDFSGKGLATEAVRAVLTAAFDVYGLHRVAAQMDARNAASARLCERLGMQREAHLRQDWWSKGEWTDTLIYGMLASDRVEKSLK